GGTTCACGGCAACACCGTTCGCCTGGTACGGACGAACGACACGATTCCCGAGGCCGACGGCCTTTTGACCGACGAGCCTGGCCTCGGCCTCATCGTTCATAGCGCGGATTGCCTGCCGCTCCTCTTCTGGAGCGAGGCGACGAACGCGGTCGCGGCCGTCCATGCGGGCTGGCGCGGCACGCTGGCGCGGGTCGCCACGACGGCGGTGAGGAC
This sequence is a window from Vicinamibacteria bacterium. Protein-coding genes within it:
- a CDS encoding laccase domain-containing protein is translated as MRELFSVRAHPGFDRLFCRVLEENDVPHGFTLRTQGFGERDHGHEDRQRLVNALGLESATHMRQVHGNTVRLVRTNDTIPEADGLLTDEPGLGLIVHSADCLPLLFWSEATNAVAAVHAGWRGTLARVATTAVRT